From one Thalassoroseus pseudoceratinae genomic stretch:
- the pgsB gene encoding poly-gamma-glutamate synthase PgsB has translation MDGGLVIAGTTGLMAGLGLLESWRHRRTLHQIGTRVHVNGTRGKSSVTRLIAGGIMAGGLRTCAKTTGTLPRMILPDGSEYPVFRPGKTNVIEQIRIVRTAVAHEAEALVIECMALIPYLQWLSQARLVNATHAVITNARADHLDVMGPGEQDVAWALAGMVPATQKLFTAERRHLDIFKKVCADRNCQLIPTTEEDVAAITPLDLAGFSYIEHAENVALALKVCEDLGVPKNVALPGMWQVNRDPGMMTVAELDWFGRRIVFVNGFAANDPESTERIWNMVLERYPDVKRRIAIFNCRADRPDRSRQLAEVLPQWQEADHYLLIGSGTYIFARYAVNAGVDERKIIIAEQTRVEEVFERVIDIAGKSALVMGMANIGGPGLELLRYFRNRSETGETAFGKELKT, from the coding sequence ATGGACGGTGGGTTGGTGATCGCCGGGACAACCGGTTTGATGGCTGGTCTTGGTTTACTGGAATCCTGGCGACATCGAAGAACGCTTCATCAAATCGGCACCCGCGTGCACGTCAACGGCACGCGTGGGAAGTCGAGTGTGACGCGTCTCATTGCAGGTGGAATCATGGCGGGCGGGTTGCGAACCTGCGCCAAAACCACCGGCACACTGCCGCGAATGATTCTTCCCGACGGCAGTGAATATCCGGTTTTCCGTCCCGGTAAAACAAACGTCATCGAACAGATCCGAATCGTGCGAACTGCGGTAGCGCATGAGGCGGAAGCACTCGTCATCGAGTGCATGGCGTTGATTCCGTATTTACAATGGCTCTCGCAGGCCCGATTGGTCAATGCAACGCACGCCGTCATTACCAACGCGCGGGCAGACCATCTCGATGTGATGGGGCCCGGCGAACAAGACGTGGCGTGGGCATTGGCCGGCATGGTGCCCGCGACTCAAAAGCTGTTTACGGCCGAGCGACGGCATCTTGATATCTTCAAAAAAGTCTGTGCTGATCGAAACTGCCAACTCATTCCGACAACCGAGGAAGACGTCGCCGCGATCACACCGCTGGACCTGGCGGGGTTCTCGTATATTGAACACGCCGAGAACGTGGCACTCGCTTTGAAAGTCTGCGAAGACTTGGGCGTTCCGAAGAATGTTGCCCTGCCCGGCATGTGGCAAGTCAACCGCGACCCCGGCATGATGACGGTCGCCGAACTCGACTGGTTTGGTCGTCGAATCGTCTTCGTTAATGGATTCGCCGCGAACGATCCAGAATCGACCGAACGCATTTGGAATATGGTTCTGGAACGCTATCCCGACGTTAAACGACGCATCGCGATTTTCAATTGCCGAGCCGACCGCCCCGACCGGTCCCGTCAGTTGGCGGAAGTGTTGCCCCAATGGCAGGAAGCCGATCACTACTTGTTGATCGGCTCGGGAACGTACATTTTCGCGCGATACGCCGTCAACGCGGGTGTGGACGAACGAAAAATCATCATCGCGGAACAAACTCGCGTGGAAGAAGTTTTTGAACGGGTCATCGACATCGCCGGGAAGTCGGCTTTGGTGATGGGCATGGCGAACATCGGTGGCCCCGGTTTGGAACTCCTGCGTTATTTCCGTAACCGTAGCGAAACCGGTGAAACGGCCTTCGGCAAAGAACTGAAGACGTAA
- the pgsC gene encoding poly-gamma-glutamate biosynthesis protein PgsC gives MTHLNAVCHLRCVTTHPENLSRAKEMDPLSTAIGVGLVVSLLFSELFGLAAGGMVVPGYFAMFLDRPLDVALTLAAALLTYWIVYAMSMVVIIFGKRRTVMMILVGYLVGTIIQTIPMESLIDISQTTDPSTGLPLAGFRPTELRVIGFIIPGLLAIWIDRQGLVETLSILITASVTVRLILIVLGVDLGTGVTPL, from the coding sequence GTGACGCATCTGAATGCAGTCTGCCACTTGCGGTGCGTCACGACGCATCCCGAGAATCTTTCAAGAGCCAAAGAAATGGATCCGCTTTCGACGGCGATCGGCGTGGGGCTGGTCGTCAGTTTGTTGTTCTCCGAATTATTCGGACTCGCCGCCGGTGGGATGGTTGTTCCCGGCTACTTTGCGATGTTCCTTGACCGTCCGCTCGATGTCGCACTCACACTCGCCGCGGCATTGCTGACCTATTGGATCGTCTACGCGATGTCGATGGTCGTAATCATCTTCGGCAAACGCCGAACTGTGATGATGATTCTCGTGGGCTACCTCGTCGGAACGATCATCCAAACGATTCCGATGGAATCGCTCATTGATATCAGCCAAACCACCGATCCCTCGACCGGTCTGCCGTTGGCAGGTTTCCGCCCCACGGAATTGCGGGTGATTGGGTTCATCATTCCCGGCTTGCTCGCGATTTGGATCGACCGGCAAGGGCTGGTCGAAACACTTTCAATTCTCATTACGGCTTCCGTGACGGTTCGACTCATTCTGATCGTGCTCGGCGTAGATCTGGGAACAGGAGTCACGCCCCTATGA